The following are encoded together in the Vanrija pseudolonga chromosome 7, complete sequence genome:
- the RBOHG gene encoding Putative respiratory burst oxidase G: protein MSDGTDTTETFNPVADPRFNPAADPRGTVLPLSDSEIEAFLDDLDHNNDGYIDYSEIEAKFDAVNDETQPEAKPHHLHHTSTEDDERHAFLRSIIGCDTGRIKREDMRERVKSWRIPSLKQEKDEEDSQDEYMRKIGFTRRLRAFWAVHGPSIVFLGIVFGMMIAFGVWQLVKYCGEAYRSALGWGVVVAKTCAGILYPTLFFLLLSMARYFSTLLRRSYRVSRFINWDLSQEFHIYMAIWATFLGTLHGIAHLAGDFLWIGNSYRPEPLDNLLGPDRKNLHTYRDLVKSLPGITGIIALFCFFTIGLTSTPWVRKRSYEAFQLGHLLMYPIIACLMAHGTKRILQWPMLGYFLAFPTLLILIERTTRIALGFYDIPATIRILDSETVEIKTTIPGSRIFNYSAGQYLFMQVPELSFFQWHPFTISVCLDKEVQLHIKTDGNWTGRLRKLATNGEKETTIKIGIDGPYGAPAQRFYDFSHTILVGSGVGVTPFSGILADLQARENRLHGGPSGGSQGSSRRGSRRNSVDEKFPRSTSTPPVNSRRNSRKGSADLFRVPSGRSLTFTRSRSRHRNPGPPEFAEDYKRVDFHWIVRDKNHLLWFSDLLNSIGRSQVWHKKHDGLENPHLDIRIQTHVTQARKQISNHVYRWLLELYRTPEHPESRLTGLINPTHFGRPDFVRIFDEYYEDMLRYRTQYGFDRTGDGKNDRFKVGVFFCGSPVVGEMIADRCRTLTARGREDGSRIEFFFCLEVFA, encoded by the coding sequence ATGTCAGACGGCACGGACACGACGGAGACGTTCAACCCCGTTGCGGACCCTCGCTtcaaccccgccgccgacccgcgcGGGACTGTCCTCCCCCTCAGCGACAGCGAGATCGAGGCGTttctcgacgacctcgaccacaACAATGACGGCTACATCGACTACTCGGAGATCGAGGCCAAGTTCGACGCGGTGAACGACGAGACGCAGCCGGAGGCCAAGCCCCACCACTTGCACCACACCTCGACGGAGGATGACGAGCGGCACGCCTTCCTGCGCAGCATTATCGGCTGTGACACGGGCCGCATCAAGCGCGAGGACATGCGAGAGCGCGTGAAGAGCTGGCGCATCCCCAGTCTCAAGCAGGAGaaagacgaggaggacagccAGGACGAGTACATGCGCAAGATTGGCTTCACGCGACGACTCCGCGCCTTCTGGGCAGTCCACGGCCCCTCcatcgtcttcctcggcatCGTCTTCGGCATGATGATTGCCTTTGGGGTCTGGCAGCTGGTCAAGTACTGCGGCGAAGCATATCGCAGCGCCCTTGGCTGGGGTGTGGTCGTCGCCAAGACTTGCGCTGGCATCCTCTACCCGACGCTGTTCTTCCTGCTCCTCTCGATGGCGCGATACTTCTCCACGCTGCTGCGCAGGTCCTACCGTGTATCGAGGTTCATCAACTGGGACCTCTCGCAAGAGTTCCACATCTACATGGCCATCTGGGCCACCTTCCTTGGAACGCTCCACGGCATTGCCCACCTCGCAGGCGACTTCCTCTGGATCGGCAACAGCTACCGGCCCGAGCCACTGGACAATCTCCTCGGCCCGGACAGGAAGAACCTCCACACCTaccgcgacctcgtcaagtCGCTGCCAGGAATCACGGGTATCATTGCGCTCTTCTGTTTCTTCACGATTGGCCTCACATCTACGCCATGGGTGCGGAAGCGCAGCTACGAGGCTttccagctcggccacctGCTCATGTACCCCATCATCGCATGTCTCATGGCCCATGGTACCAAGCGGATCTTGCAGTGGCCAATGCTTGGCTACTTCCTGGCCTTCCCAACCCTGCTCATCTTGATCGAGCGCACGACTCGCATCGCCCTCGGCTTCTATGACATCCCCGCGACTATCAGGATCCTCGACAGCGAGACGGTCGAGATCAAGACCACCATCCCAGGCTCGCGCATCTTCAATTACTCGGCAGGCCAGTACCTCTTCATGCAAGTGCCTGAGCTCAGCTTCTTCCAATGGCACCCGTTCACAATCTCGGTGTGTCTTGACAAGGAGGTGCAGCTGCACATCAAGACGGACGGCAACTGGACAGGCCGGCTCCGCAAGCTGGCGACTAATGGCGAGAAGGAGACCACGATCAAGATCGGTATCGACGGGCCGTATGGAGCGCCGGCTCAGCGCTTCTACGACTTCTCGCACACCATCCTTGTTGGGTCGGGTGTTGGCGTCACGCCGTTCTCTGGTATCCTCGCCGATCTGCAGGCCCGCGAGAACAGGCTCCACGGTGGGCCCAGCGGAGGCTCGCAGGGATCGTCACGCCGAGGATCTCGACGCAACTCGGTCGATGAGAAGTTCCCCAGGAgtacgtcgacgccgccagtcAACTCGCGACGCAACTCGCGCAAGGGTTCAGCCGACCTCTTCCGCGTTCCGTCCGGACGGTCACTCACGTTCACGCGATCTCGCTCGCGGCACCGTAACCCAGGACCGCCAGAGTTTGCAGAGGACTACAAGCGGGTCGACTTCCACTGGATCGTGCGCGACAAGAACCACCTGCTGTGGTTCTCCGACCTCCTGAACTCGATCGGTCGCTCGCAGGTTTGGCATAAGAAGCATGATGGACTCGAGAACCCACACCTCGACATCCGTATTCAGACGCACGTCACACAGGCACGCAAGCAGATCTCAAACCACGTGTACCGCTGGCTGCTGGAACTCTACCGCACCCCAGAGCATCCCGAGTCGCGACTCACAGGTCTCATCAACCCCACACACTTTGGCCGACCCGACTTTGTCCGCATCTTCGACGAGTACTACGAGGACATGCTCCGCTACCGCACCCAGTACGGGTTTGACCGTACTGGAGATGGTAAGAACGACCGCTTCAAGGTTGGGGTCTTCTTCTGCGGCTCGCCGGTAGTTGGTGAGATGATCGCTGATAGATGTCGAACTCTCACGGCCAGAGGGAGAGAGGACGGCTCCCGAATCGAGTTCTTCTTCTGCTTGGAGGTCTTTGCTTGA